A window of the Nibribacter ruber genome harbors these coding sequences:
- a CDS encoding DUF1573 domain-containing protein: MKKIYLFLALALVVLSQGVAAAQGVLTFEKETHDFGTIKEGGVATYEFKVKNTGNAPVIISHVQASCGCTTPEWSKEPIAPGATSVIKAGYNTVGRPGAFNKALTITSNSTQETQMLFIKGTVTSAPAAPAHTPEQLAASPKIELTSSTYDFGKVEKGQKVTAKFTLKNTGKQDLNVSGLQTACNCVTYKLSPAVVKPGQSAKLELTYNPQVLQDRIETVTLASNDITGSATSLTLKAKVVESLAKQSAVKINKGSVPFK; the protein is encoded by the coding sequence ATGAAGAAAATCTATCTTTTTCTGGCGCTGGCACTGGTAGTGCTGTCTCAGGGTGTAGCTGCTGCTCAAGGTGTATTGACCTTTGAAAAAGAAACCCATGACTTTGGAACCATCAAAGAAGGCGGCGTGGCCACCTATGAGTTCAAAGTGAAGAACACGGGCAATGCTCCGGTGATTATTAGCCACGTACAGGCTTCTTGCGGTTGCACCACGCCTGAGTGGTCAAAAGAGCCCATTGCCCCGGGTGCCACCAGCGTCATCAAGGCTGGTTACAACACAGTGGGCCGTCCGGGTGCCTTTAACAAGGCCCTGACCATTACGTCTAACTCTACTCAGGAGACCCAGATGCTGTTCATCAAAGGAACGGTGACGAGCGCCCCGGCTGCCCCGGCCCATACGCCTGAGCAATTGGCCGCCTCGCCAAAAATTGAGCTGACCAGCTCAACGTATGACTTCGGGAAGGTGGAAAAAGGCCAGAAAGTGACGGCCAAATTCACTTTGAAAAACACCGGAAAACAGGATTTAAACGTATCTGGCCTACAAACGGCCTGCAATTGCGTAACCTATAAACTGTCTCCGGCGGTAGTAAAGCCAGGACAATCTGCCAAGTTGGAACTAACTTACAACCCGCAGGTGTTGCAAGACAGAATAGAGACGGTAACATTAGCTTCTAATGACATCACCGGCTCGGCCACCAGCCTTACCCTTAAGGCCAAAGTGGTGGAAAGCTTAGCAAAGCAAAGCGCAGTTAAGATTAACAAGGGCAGCGTCCCTTTTAAATAG